A genomic stretch from Leishmania donovani BPK282A1 complete genome, chromosome 36 includes:
- a CDS encoding DNA topoisomerase III, putative, which translates to MPTWLNVAEKPSVAKEMAQSLSGGNCRTVPSQSRFNPVYEFKFEGKTMLVTSVAGHLMEDQFPPNTKNWSTYPFQGLFLAPITKYVRADLEPVKKNLEALAGRADTLVLWLDCDREGENICFEVMQVVQSKRPQVQVKRAHFSALTARDLLNAVHNLKLPDKRLSDAVEARQEMDLRIGAAFTRYQTVKFRHLFAAIPGVLSFGPCQFPTLGFVVRRYWQQQGFVPEDFFTLQLQHGDTKFHSSRGSMYDQVAATLIYEDMLQAAAAEGHKGRITNVQQRPSHRRPPVPLATVVMQKLAATHLRIPSERCMTLAESLYQEGLISYPRTETDSYTFQESELLELVRVQIANADVAEYVAAMLADIATRVRPPLRGGHDDKAHPPIHPTKAWNATQDERGRLYNLIVRHFLASLSPDAVAATTQVSAEFGGELFSTGGTTILQRGWLDIFPYERWNNTCIPNYQIGDTFQPTAVPLKKGCTSAPPHLTETHLISLMDSNGIGTDATIAQHIKTVLDREYVKREGQSLVPTTLGIALASAYESLGLASLLQPQLRAQMELAMGDIANGAATKEQVVTAAVQLYEEIFSRLMANTNAFYEELKRYLQPAVETDACAVQATVVKANFIPCGTCGRLMDLVERAGERDREVWSVRCHACNKMYRVPNGRLNTLEPVSPPHTCPLCGFLALRVANREKQTSYHVCPHCFGSPPKAWSVTAYGSAGAAAPLPDVEAAAEFRCFQCTADCPLAKGLEAIGITTCIACRQHELRLRSGANGFFLSCRGYPSCHLRVSLPAAASVKPSPSQRCPACSAVLLTFDFSGRQGVPGLDMLDTICVRCDARIKDYIAVKGMPTGGANSSAVPSSAASVASTASRTYTLPSVKPSARRSVRGGGQRGGSGGDAAAANTSSGGVDPVCGCGAPAKQLVSRKEASRGKRFLTCANRQCSFFQWLD; encoded by the coding sequence atgCCAACGTGGCTCAATGTCGCCGAGAAGCCCAGTGTTGCCAAGGAAATGGCGCAGAGCCTCTCCGGCGGTAACTGCCGCACGGTTCCATCGCAGTCTCGCTTTAACCCCGTCTACGAGTTTAAATTTGAGGGTAAGACGATGCTGGTCACATCGGTGGCGGGCCACCTCATGGAGGATCAGTTCCCACCCAACACCAAGAACTGGTCCACCTACCCGTTTCAGGGGCTCTTCTTGGCGCCGATCACCAAGTACGTGCGAGCCGATCTCGAGCCGGTGAAGAAGAACCTCGAAGCGCTCGCCGGCCGAGCTGACACGCTCGTCCTATGGCTGGACTGCGACCGGGAAGGCGAGAACATCTGCTTCGAGGTGATGCAGGTAGTGCAAAGCAAGCGGCCGCAAGTGCAGGTGAAGCGAGCCCACTTCTCCGCCCTCACCGCACGCGACTTGCTGAACGCCGTGCACAACCTCAAACTGCCGGACAAGCGCCTCTCGGACGCGGTGGAAGCGCGGCAGGAGATGGATCTGCGCATTGGGGCGGCCTTTACCCGTTATCAGACGGTAAAGTTTCGCCACCTGTTCGCCGCCATTCCAGGGGTGCTGAGCTTTGGCCCCTGTCAGTTCCCTACCCTCGGCTTTGTGGTGCGGCGCTactggcagcagcagggcttTGTCCCGGAGGACTTCTTCACCCTTCAGCTGCAGCATGGCGACACCAAGTTCCACAGCAGTCGCGGCTCCATGTACGATCAGGTGGCGGCCACCTTAATCTATGAGGACatgctgcaggcggcggcggcggaggggcaTAAGGGCCGCATCACCAACGTGCAACAGCGTCCAAGCCACCGACGCCCGCCGGTGCCCCTGGCCACCGTCGTCATGCAGAAGTTAGCCGCAACACACCTCCGCATCCCCTCTGAGCGGTGCATGACGCTGGCGGAGTCGCTGTATCAGGAAGGGCTGATCTCGTACCCACGCACGGAGACGGACTCCTACACCTTTCAAGAGAGCGAGCTGCTAGAGCTGGTTCGAGTGCAAATTGCGAACGCCGACGTGGCCGAGTACGTGGCAGCCATGCTGGCCGACATCgccacgcgcgtgcgcccaccgctccgcggcggccacgacgACAAGGCGCACCCGCCCATTCACCCGACCAAGGCGTGGAACGCGACGCAGGATGAGCGTGGCAGGCTGTACAATCTGATTGTGCGTCACTTTctcgcctcgctctcccccgACGCAGTggccgcgacgacgcaggTGTCGGCGGAGTTTGGCGGGGAGTTGTTCTCCACCGGCGGGACAACGATCCTGCAGCGTGGTTGGCTGGACATCTTCCCCTACGAGCGGTGGAACAATACGTGCATCCCGAACTACCAGATAGGCGACACGTTCCAGCCGACAGCCGTGCCGCTCAAGAAGGGCTGCACCTcggccccaccccacctGACGGAGACGCATCTCATCTCGCTGATGGACAGCAACGGCATTGGGACGGACGCCACCATTGCGCAGCACATCAAGACTGTCCTGGATCGCGAGTACGTGAAGCGGGAGGGTCAGTCACTGGTGCCAACGACGCTGGGAATTGCCCTGGCCTCGGCCTATGAGTCCCTCGGCTTGGCCAGCCTGCTACAGCCACAGCTGCGGGCGCAGATGGAGCTTGCGATGGGCGACATCGCAAACGGCGCTGCCACAAAGGAGCAGGTggtgacggcagcggtgcagctgtACGAGGAGATCTTTAGCCGCCTCATGGCAAACACAAACGCGTTTtacgaggagctgaagcggtATTTGCAACCAGCAGTAGAGACAGACGCGTGCGCCGTCCAGGCAACGGTGGTAAAGGCCAACTTCATCCCATGCGGGACGTGTGGCCGACTAATGGACCTCGTCgagcgcgccggcgagcgTGATCGCGAGGTGTGGAGCGTGCGCTGCCACGCGTGCAACAAGATGTATCGGGTGCCAAACGGCCGCCTCAACACGCTGGAGCCGGTGAGCCCGCCGCACACGTGTCCACTGTGCGGGTTCCTCGCGCTGCGCGTTGCAAACCGCGAGAAGCAAACGTCCTACCACGTCTGCCCGCACTGCTTTGGAAGTCCGCCGAAGGCATGGAGCGTGACCGCCTATGGTTctgccggtgcagccgctcccctTCCCGACGTCGAAGCCGCGGCCGAGTTCCGCTGCTTCCAGTGCACTGCCGACTGCCCCTTGGCCAAAGGGCTCGAAGCGATTGGCATCACCACGTGCATCGCGTGCCGCCAGCACGAGCTGCGCCTACGCTCTGGGGCGAACGGGTTTTTTCTCTCGTGTAGAGGTTATCCCTCGTGCCACCTGCGCgtctcgctgccggcggcggcctccgtGAAGCCAAGTCCCTCCCAGCGCTGCCCCGCGTGCAGCGCAGTGCTCCTCACATTCGACTTTAGCGGACGTCAAGGAGTGCCGGGGCTGGACATGCTCGACACCATCTGCGTTAGATGCGACGCACGCATCAAGGACTACATCGCTGTGAAGGGGATGCCAACGGGTGGTGCAAACTCGTCTGCGgtgccgagcagcgccgcctcggtagcctccaccgcctcaaGAACGTACACGCTGCCCTCTGTGAAGCCTTCCGCACGTCGCAGCGtacggggaggagggcaacgtggtggcagtggcggtgatgcagcggcggcgaacacGTCCAGTGGCGGAGTCGATCccgtgtgtgggtgcggcgcaccagcgaaGCAGCTCGTCTCACGCAAAGAAGCTTCGCGAGGCAAGCGCTTCCTCACGTGTGCTAATCGCCAGTGCTCTTTTTTTCAGTGGCTCGACTGA
- a CDS encoding 14-3-3 protein-like protein, with the protein MTETIKWKNVTIQDEVVPKPSDIKLPDDLAELIYMAKLAEEAERFDEMLLCIRKYVRLNSELDTEERNLLSVAYKNVITPRRNAWRVITSIESRENAKENSATLPFVVNMRRELEAELSPLCDDLLSLLDTYLIPAAQGGEAKVFYLKMKGDYHRYYAEIDSGDGQRQAALNAYQKATDVANSSLAPTHPIRLGLALNFSVFYYEIMKEHEKGFQLARQAYDEAVTELETLDDEAYHESNTIVRLLRENLNLWTDDQL; encoded by the coding sequence ATGACGGAGACGATCAAGTGGAAGAACGTCACCATCCAAGACGAGGTGGTCCCCAAGCCGAGCGACATCAAGCTTCCCGATGACCTCGCCGAACTCATCTATATGGCCAAGTTggccgaggaggcagagcgcTTTGACGAAATGCTGCTCTGCATTCGAAAGTACGTGCGGCTGAACAGTGAGCTTGACACGGAGGAGCGTAACCTGCTGTCGGTGGCGTACAAGAACGTGATCACGCCGCGCCGCAACGCGTGGCGCGTCATTACCTCTATCGAGAGTCGCGAGAACGCCAAGGAGAACAGCGCCACACTGCCCTTCGTGGTGAACATGCGGAGGGAGTTAGAGGCGGAGCTCTCCCCGCTCTGCGACGACCTGCTCAGTCTTCTCGACACCTACCTCATCCCGGCCGCCCAGGGCGGCGAGGCGAAGGTCTTCTACCTCAAGATGAAGGGCGACTACCACCGCTACTACGCCGAGATCGACTCCGGCGATGGCCAGCGGCAGGCAGCCTTGAACGCCTACCAAAAGGCAACGGACGTCGCGAACTCGTCCCTCGCTCCGACGCACCCGATTCGCCTCGGTCTGGCGCTGAACTTCTCTGTGTTTTACTACGAAATCATGAAGGAGCACGAGAAGGGCTTCCAGCTGGCTCGTCAGGCTTACGACGAGGCCGTGACGGAGCTCGAGACGCTCGACGACGAGGCTTACCACGAGTCCAACACTattgtgcgcctcctccgtgagAACCTCAACTTGTGGACGGATGACCAGCTGTAA
- a CDS encoding oxidoreductase, putative, translating to MNKAYDIIVIGSGAAGCAAARACALHHPAASIALIEQGSRTAVPWVMRVPLMQPYIASVRKARPFLQTLSCVAEANLAGRSLPFTLGRGLGGSWLCNDMKYMRGTRKDYERWADASWTYDTLLPVFKSLEANSRGGSRDHGEDGPLRVTDAQRSNIDSGMNVRFFEACEAAGVPATNDFNTGQVDGFSAMQSYIDGGARVQAFDALIEGTQPRAPNLDLLDETCAERIHCRAGRVCDVEVSHRGDKRLLEARHVVVCAGTLRSPLLLQHSGIGAKGSVLDAPAVGQNLITTSAADLVFRIRNSSNVYSKSISWRNSSYLYRQWREYKENGTGVFSAFVEGAAYVRSQPQQDAPDLSILFFRTPQMGMTHWPMDGFTMRVTHHYPSSRGEVLYDGSKGTTFIRSGMLSTREDVLAMDEGVQWVGLLTTRDGTLQSVNHVDEKGRHVSPFWSYGAALHHPRDGLITQRSTAAFLAEHVKSGGDLYGTCAMGTVVDSQLRVNGIAGLFVADSSVVPLPTVASSSTLGSAIGARVASFIH from the coding sequence ATGAACAAGGCGTACGACATCATCGTGATCGGCTCCGGCGCCGCGGGCTGTGCggccgcgcgcgcctgcgctctGCACCACCCTGCTGCCTCCATCGCCCTCATTGAGCAAGGCAGTCGCACGGCTGTTCCGTGGGTGATGCGGGTACCACTAATGCAGCCCTACATCGCATCAGTGAGGAAGGCCAGGCCATTTCTACAGACGTTGTCGTGCGTAGCGGAGGCAAACCTAGCCGGCCGCTCTCTGCCGTTCACGCTTGGCCGTGgcctcggcggcagctggcTTTGCAACGACATGAAGTACATGCGCGGCACTCGCAAGGACTACGAAAGATGGGCTGACGCCTCTTGGACCTAcgacacgctgctgccggttTTCAAGAGTCTGGAGGCGAACTCACGCGGCGGTTCGCGCGACCACGGTGAGGACGGCCCCCTGCGCGTGACGGATGCACAGCGCAGCAATATCGACTCGGGCATGAATGTGCGGTTCTTCGAAGcctgcgaggcagcgggAGTGCCTGCGACGAACGACTTCAACACTGGCCAGGTGGACGGCTTCTCGGCCATGCAGTCCTACATCGacggaggcgcgcgcgtgcaggctTTCGACGCGTTGATTGAGGGCACGCAGCCCCGCGCTCCAAATCTCGATCTGCTGGACGAAACTTGCGCTGAGCGCATCCACTGCAGGGCTGGAAGGGTGTGCGACGTGGAGGTTTCGCACCGCGGAGACAAGAGGCTATTAGAGGCCCGGCACGTCGTCGTGTGCGCTGGAACGCTGCGCAGTCcactcctgctgcagcacagcggcatCGGTGCCAAAGGTAGCGTGCTGGACGCGCCGGCGGTCGGGCAGAACCTGATCACCACAAGCGCCGCCGATCTCGTCTTTCGCATCCGCAACTCATCCAACGTCTACAGCAAGTCCATCAGCTGGCGCAACTCGTCGTATTTGTACCGGCAGTGGCGCGAGTACAAGGAGAACGGCACCGGCGTGTTTAGCGCCTTCGTCGAGGGTGCTGCCTACGTGCggtcgcagccgcagcaagaCGCGCCGGATCTGTCCATTCTCTTCTTTCGCACCCCGCAAATGGGGATGACGCACTGGCCGATGGACGGCTTCACGATGCGGGTGACGCATCACTACCCGTCGAGTCGCGGCGAGGTGCTCTACGACGGCAGCAAGGGCACCACGTTCATTCGAAGCGGGATGCTCTCCACAAGGGAGGATGTGCTGGCCATGGATGAAGGGGTGCAGTGGGTGGGCCTCCTGACCACGCGCGACGGCACGCTGCAGTCAGTCAACCACGTCGATGAGAAGGGACGGCATGTGAGTCCGTTCTGGTCCTACGGCGCGGCACTACACCACCCCCGCGACGGCCTCATCACACAACGCAGCACAGCTGCCTTCTTGGCGGAGCATGTGAAGAGCGGCGGAGATCTCTACGGCACCTGCGCCATGGGCACCGTGGTGGACAGCCAGCTGCGCGTGAATGGGATTGCCGGGCTGTTCGTGGCGGACAGCAGCGTTGTGCCGTTGCCCACAGTGGCGAGTAGCAGCACGCTTGGCAGTGCCATCGGTGCCCGCGTCGCTTCCTTTATTCACTGA